One genomic region from Xenopus laevis strain J_2021 chromosome 2L, Xenopus_laevis_v10.1, whole genome shotgun sequence encodes:
- the ucp2.L gene encoding uncoupling protein 2 (mitochondrial, proton carrier) L homeolog (The RefSeq protein has 1 substitution compared to this genomic sequence): MVGFKPTDVPPTAAVKFIGAGTAACIADLFTFPLDTAKVRLQIQGESKAVHMKTASYKGVFGTISTMVKMEGPKSLYNGLAAGLQRQMSFASVRIGLYDSVKQFYTKGSEHAGIGSRLAAGCTTGAMAVAVAQPTDVVKVRFQAQANSSANRRYKGTMDAYRTIAREEGMRGLWKGTVPNITRNAIVNCTELVTYDLIKDSILKANIMTDNLPCHFTSAFGAGFCTTVIASPVDVVKTRYMNSAKGQYTSALNCALTMFRKEGPRAFYKGFMPSFLRLGSWNVVMFVTYEQLKRAMMSAQRSREAPF; this comes from the exons ATGGTTGGATTCAAGCCCACCGATGTCCCTCCCACTGCGGCGGTGAAATTCATTGGTGCTGGGACAGCAGCCTGTATAGCCGACCTATTCACCTTCCCTCTGGACACCGCCAAGGTCCGACTCCAG ATCCAAGGGGAGTCCAAGGCCGTTCATATGAAGACTGCTTCGTACAAGGGAGTCTTTGGGACCATCTCGACTATGGTGAAGATGGAAGGGCCCAAGAGTCTGTACAATGGTTTGGCTGCCGGCCTGCAGCGTCAGATGAGCTTTGCCTCCGTCCGTATTGGCCTGTATGACTCCGTCAAGCAGTTTTACACCAAAGGATCCGAAC ATGCTGGGATTGGGAGCAGGCTGGCTGCTGGGTGCACCACGGGTGCTATGGCAGTGGCAGTGGCCCAGCCCACAGATGTGGTGAAGGTTCGTTTCCAAGCTCAGGCCAACTCCTCTGCGAACAGACGCTACAAGGGGACAATGGACGCATATCGCACCATCGCCAGGGAGGAAGGGATGCGCGGACTCTGGAAAG GTACAGCTCCCAATATCACCAGAAACGCAATTGTCAACTGCACGGAGCTGGTCACTTATGATCTCATTAAAGATTCCATCCTGAAAGCCAACATCATGACAG ATAATCTGCCCTGCCACTTCACCTCTGCCTTTGGGGCGGGTTTCTGTACCACTGTGATTGCGTCTCCAGTCGATGTAGTGAAGACAAGATACATGAACTCTGCCAAGGGCCAATACACTAGTGCCCTCAACTGTGCTCTCACCATGTTCAGAAAGGAGGGGCCCCGAGCTTTCTACAAGGG GTTCATGCCGTCTTTCCTGAGGTTGGGATCCTGGAATGTCGTTATGTTTGTGACTTACGAGCAGCTCAAGAGAGCCATGATGTCGGCCCAAAGATCCCGGGAAGCCCCTTTTTGA